One genomic region from Prunus persica cultivar Lovell chromosome G3, Prunus_persica_NCBIv2, whole genome shotgun sequence encodes:
- the LOC109947818 gene encoding uncharacterized protein LOC109947818 isoform X1 gives MQTILQKASGARKNSVQEMQKVGKLDTKLNGQSVQPVSSSAQITEMTAVQDHTKRNNTTRKQEVEASVQELASRAASRVKAVAAEKITPPNSAYQFEAISPSALPQIFKNALTVPILLDIIKCAATFVVEEMDLAVNYLENLTGVPRFDTLIMFLSSSDNADLVKIWDEVFDNEATPVEYAEKLDNLHTKYCPSDDKAQQVSTLPSSTSCTVNSSCKNLKCSNDPFESQIVSWTTFLSIYRDVKSTLQLLLHSCWT, from the exons ATGCAG ACAATTCTTCAGAAAGCATCTGGAGCACGGAAAAATTCTGTACAAGAAATGCAGAAAGTGGGAAAGTTGGATACCAAATTGAACGGACAAAGCGTCCAGCCTGTCTCCAGCAGTGCTCAAATAACAGAAATGACTGCAGTTCAAGATCACACTAAG AGAAATAACACAACTAGGAAGCAAGAGGTGGAGGCATCGGTACAAGAGCTTGCTTCTCGAGCTGCTTCCCGAGTCAAGGCTGTAGCTGCGGAAAAGATCACACCACCAAATTCGGCATATCAATTTGAG GCTATATCTCCAAGTGCATTGCCGCAGATATTCAAAAATGCTTTGACTGTTCCCATACTTCTTGACATTATCAAGTGTGCGGCAACCTTTGTCGT TGAAGAAATGGATTTGGCCGTCAATTATTTGGAGAACTTAACCGGGGTTCCAAGATTTGACACACTCATCATGTTTCTTTCGTCCTCAGACAACGCTG ATCTTGTTAAGATATGGGATGAAGTGTTTGACAATGAGGCAACTCCGGTTGAGTATGCCGAGAAGCTTGATAACCTGCATACAAAGTACTGCCCAAGCGATGACAAAGCTCAACAAGTTTCTACTTTACCCTCCTCCACCTCTTGTACTGTAAATTCAAgttgtaaaaatttgaaatgctCCAACGACCCCTTTGAATCTCAAATTGTATCGTGGACAACTTTTCTATCCATTTATCGAGATGTTAAAAGTACATTGCAACTTTTACTTCACTCCTGTTGGACTTGA
- the LOC109947818 gene encoding uncharacterized protein LOC109947818 isoform X2, whose amino-acid sequence MQKVGKLDTKLNGQSVQPVSSSAQITEMTAVQDHTKRNNTTRKQEVEASVQELASRAASRVKAVAAEKITPPNSAYQFEAISPSALPQIFKNALTVPILLDIIKCAATFVVEEMDLAVNYLENLTGVPRFDTLIMFLSSSDNADLVKIWDEVFDNEATPVEYAEKLDNLHTKYCPSDDKAQQVSTLPSSTSCTVNSSCKNLKCSNDPFESQIVSWTTFLSIYRDVKSTLQLLLHSCWT is encoded by the exons ATGCAGAAAGTGGGAAAGTTGGATACCAAATTGAACGGACAAAGCGTCCAGCCTGTCTCCAGCAGTGCTCAAATAACAGAAATGACTGCAGTTCAAGATCACACTAAG AGAAATAACACAACTAGGAAGCAAGAGGTGGAGGCATCGGTACAAGAGCTTGCTTCTCGAGCTGCTTCCCGAGTCAAGGCTGTAGCTGCGGAAAAGATCACACCACCAAATTCGGCATATCAATTTGAG GCTATATCTCCAAGTGCATTGCCGCAGATATTCAAAAATGCTTTGACTGTTCCCATACTTCTTGACATTATCAAGTGTGCGGCAACCTTTGTCGT TGAAGAAATGGATTTGGCCGTCAATTATTTGGAGAACTTAACCGGGGTTCCAAGATTTGACACACTCATCATGTTTCTTTCGTCCTCAGACAACGCTG ATCTTGTTAAGATATGGGATGAAGTGTTTGACAATGAGGCAACTCCGGTTGAGTATGCCGAGAAGCTTGATAACCTGCATACAAAGTACTGCCCAAGCGATGACAAAGCTCAACAAGTTTCTACTTTACCCTCCTCCACCTCTTGTACTGTAAATTCAAgttgtaaaaatttgaaatgctCCAACGACCCCTTTGAATCTCAAATTGTATCGTGGACAACTTTTCTATCCATTTATCGAGATGTTAAAAGTACATTGCAACTTTTACTTCACTCCTGTTGGACTTGA
- the LOC18784239 gene encoding probable 2-oxoglutarate-dependent dioxygenase AOP1, protein MGSETQPKLPVIDLSNENLKPGTEAWVLASKHVKYALEEYGCFEAVFHKVPLQLHNSIFSVVEDLFDLPIETKRQQTSERPYHSYFGQYSFLPLYESLGVDNPTTVEGAKGFTKIMWPAGNDHFCESAQSFSKLVAELDQMVTRMVFDIYGVERLYDSHMASTTYLLRCFKYREQKENETNVGLRPHKDKTFTSILHQSQVHGLQVRSKDGQWIEAEPSPSSFLVMAGDAFMAWSNDRVRSCDHQVIMKENKTRYSVGLFSFNSGILQVPEELTDDQHPLLYKPFDHFSFLRFDQTPEAKKSECPIKAYCGV, encoded by the exons ATGGGTTCAGAAACTCAGCCTAAGCTTCCTGTTATAGATTTATCAAATGAAAACTTGAAGCCTGGAACAGAGGCATGGGTCTTGGCAAGCAAGCACGTCAAGTATGCACTAGAAGAGTATGGCTGCTTTGAAGCTGTTTTCCATAAAGTTCCTTTGCAGCTCCACAACTCCATCTTTTCTGTGGTTGAAGATCTATTTGATCTTCCCATAGAAACTAAAAGGCAGCAAACCAGTGAGAGGCCTTACCACAGCTACTTTGGCCAATATTCATTCCTTCCTCTCTATGAATCCTTGGGAGTCGATAATCCAACAACTGTTGAAGGAGCAAAAGGCTTCACAAAAATTATGTGGCCTGCTGGAAATGACCATTTTTG TGAAAGTGCTCAATCCTTCTCAAAGCTGGTGGCAGAGTTGGATCAAATGGTGACAAGAATGGTGTTTGATATTTATGGTGTGGAGAGGCTTTATGATTCTCACATGGCATCAACCACTTACCTTCTTAGATGCTTTAAATATAGAGAACAGAAGGAGAATGAAACCAATGTGGGGCTGCGTCCTCACAAAGACAAGACCTTCACATCCATACTTCATCAAAGTCAGGTGCATGGTTTGCAGGTTAGATCAAAGGATGGTCAGTGGATCGAGGCAGAGCCTTCACCTTCATCTTTTCTAGTCATGGCAGGCGATGCATTCATG GCATGGAGCAATGACAGAGTACGCTCTTGTGACCACCAAGTCATCATGAAAGAGAACAAAACCAGATATTCCGTGGGACTATTCTCTTTCAACAGCGGGATTCTACAAGTACCTGAAGAGCTAACGGATGATCAACATCCCTTGCTGTATAAGCCATTTGATCATTTCAGTTTCCTTCGCTTCGATCAAACACCAGAGGCAAAGAAATCAGAGTGTCCTATCAAAGCCTACTGTGGTGTTTGA
- the LOC18782394 gene encoding 2-oxoglutarate-dependent dioxygenase AOP2, with protein MGSEGQPKLPVLDFSKEALKPGTNPWLSVCKDVRQALEEFGCFVALYDKISPEFRNAFLGALQELFDLPTRTKMTNKYEKPLNGYVGQIPKLPLHESLGIDNATNLEETQKFTKLMWPGGNDKFCESAYSFAKVAEELDQMVTRMIFESYGVEKYYESYVGSISYLLRLLKNRSPQENEPSLGFVAHTDKSFTTILYQNNHVNALEVETRSHEWIRVEFPPSSFIVMAGDALMAWSNDRILSPNHRVIMSGNETRYSLAQFSFSDGEIHVPEELADEEHPLRYKSFDHPGLLRFFRNDDRFNSNSAIKAYCGV; from the exons ATGGGTTCTGAAGGCCAGCCAAAGCTCCCTGTCTTAGATTTCTCTAAGGAAGCTCTTAAGCCTGGCACCAACCCATGGCTATCGGTATGCAAAGATGTTCGACAAGCACTTGAAGAATTTGGCTGTTTCGTAGCATTGTATGACAAAATCTCTCCGGAATTTCGAAATGCGTTTTTGGGTGCTCTACAAGAATTATTTGATCTCCCTACTCGGACCAAAATGacaaacaaatatgaaaagcCTTTAAATGGGTATGTTGGACAAATTCCCAAGCTTCCTCTCCATGAAAGCTTGGGCATTGACAATGCAACAAATTTGGAAGAGACTCAAAAGTTCACAAAGCTCATGTGGCCTGGTGGAAATGATAAGTTCTG TGAAAGTGCATATTCGTTTGCAAAAGTGGCAGAGGAGTTGGACCAAATGGTGACTAGAATGATATTTGAGAGCTATGGGGTGGAGAAGTACTATGAATCTTATGTTGGGTCTATCTCCTATCTTCTTCGACTCTTGAAAAATAGATCACCCCAAGAAAATGAGCCTAGCCTTGGCTTCGTGGCACATACTGACAAGAGCTTCACAACCATACTTTATCAGAATAACCATGTAAATGCTCTGGAGGTTGAAACAAGAAGCCATGAATGGATTAGGGTTGAGTTTCCACCTTCATCCTTCATAGTCATGGCCGGTGATGCACTAATG GCATGGAGCAATGACAGAATATTATCTCCCAACCATCGAGTTATTATGAGTGGGAATGAAACAAGATACTCCCTGGCACAATTTTCATTTAGTGACGGAGAGATACATGTGCCCGAAGAGCTTGCCGATGAAGAACACCCCTTACGCTACAAGTCGTTCGATCATCCTGGTCTGCTACGTTTCTTTCGCAATGATGATCGTTTTAACTcaaacagtgctataaaagcCTACTGTGGTGTTTGA
- the LOC109947894 gene encoding uncharacterized protein LOC109947894: MINKSGFAWNDSLKCIEVDSDEAWNTYVQHNKDADSWRGKQCLIYDRLKNIFGKDRATGRGSATPTEMMNEPVHHIDVNDGDEEVDFEPDHSTSLPRSNQQNSASSSSRHRKRNADTDIQKEMAKAFGEMIFESIDQLKTKTNSLVKGSEPRPDIAAELAKMDLSINDQIKALRLILEKASDERTLLTLDGAMRKAFVLILLGAREL, translated from the exons ATGATTAACAAAAGTGGTTTTGCTTGGAATGATTCTTTGAAATGCATTGAGGTTGACAGCGATGAAGCATGGAACACTTATGTGCAG CATAACAAGGATGCTGATAGTTGGAGGGGGAAACAATGTCTAATATATGATAGGTTGAAGAATATATTTGGGAAGGACCGAGCAACTGGTAGAGGGTCTGCAACTCCCACTGAAATGATGAATGAGCCTGTGCATCACATTGATGTCAATGATGGTGATGAGGAAGTTGACTTTGAACCAGATCATTCTACCTCTTTGCCAAGATCAAATCAACAAAACTCAGCTAGCTCAAGTAGTCGACATCGCAAACGAAATGCAGATACTGATATTCAAAAGGAAATGGCTAAAGCATTTGGTGAGATGATTTTTGAGTCTATTGaccaattgaaaactaaaactaatagTTTGGTGAAAGGATCAGAACCAAGACCTGATATTGCTGCTGAATTGGCAAAGATGGACTTATCtattaatgaccaaattaaggcactacggctaattttggagaaagcaaGTGATGAGAGAACACTCCTGACATTGGATGGTGCTATGCGAAAAGCATTTGTTCTTATCTTACTTGGGGCGAGGGAGCTGTGA
- the LOC18784195 gene encoding pleiotropic drug resistance protein 1: MDTSNLYEAGQSLQANGSSIWTDNGMEVFSRTSMTSNHENDEDDLMWAALERLPTFNRLKKGLLTSSRGEANEVDVRKLGFQERHNLIERLVRDAETGNEKFLMRLRERLDRVGVEVPTLEVRYEHVNIEAEAHVGKRALPSFFNFYINFLEGFLTNLHLLKSRKKKLSILGDLSGIIRPSRITLLLGPPSSGRTTLLLALAGKLPLDLKFSGKVTYNGLDMNESAPWRAAAYISQHDIHNPETTVRETLAFSSRCQGIGVRNEWLAELSRREKAQNIHPDPDIDVFMKAASIEGQKSSVVTDYVLKILGLDICADTMVGDAMLRGISGGQRKRVTTGEMLVGPAKVLFMDEISTGLDSSTTFQIVNSLRQFIRILNGTAVIALLQPPPETYELFDDIILLSDGQIVYQGPREHVLEFFESLGFKCPERKGVADFLQEVTSEKDQEQYWANRDETYRFVTVKEFSDAFQSFHVGKRINEELAIPYDKSKQSADILAPQKYGVGKKDLFKACMSREYLLMKRNSFVYVFKFAQLIVMAIITMTLFLRTKMHRDSITDGGIFSGALFFGLIMVMFNGMAELSLTISKLPVFYKQRDLMFFPAWAYALPGWFLKIPISFVEVAIWVFVTYYVIGFDPNVNRLFRQYLIFVLVHQMASGLFRLLAALGRNMIVASTFGSFALLVLFVNGGFVLSRVDIKKWWKWAYWISPLMYGQNAVAVNEFLGHSWKHVLPNTAQPLGIVFLKSRGFFPHEYWYWIGVGALIGFMLLFNLAYVFALTYLDSYDKAQASQSEESQTNEQDATAENAGNKAGTGINSNKKKGMTLPFQQQSLTFDDIVYSVDMPQEMKNQGVSEDKLVLLKGVSGAFRPGVLTALMGVSGAGKTTLMDVLAGRKTGGYIQGEIKISGYPKKQETFARISGYCEQNDIHSPYVTVYESLLFSAWLRLPPEVNSSTRKMFVEEVMELVELKPLRQALVGLPGVNGLSTEQRKRLTIAVELVANPSIIFMDEPTSGLDARAAAIVMRTVRNTVDTGRTVVCTIHQPSIDIFEAFDELLLMKRGGEEIYVGPLGYHSCDLVKYFEDVQGVSKIIDGYNPATWMLEVSTSAQEKAIGVDFSKVYKNSELYRRNKELIRQLSIPPPDSRDLHFPSRYSQSFFSQYMACFWKQRLSYWRNPPYTAVRFLFTTIIALMFGTMFWDLGSKTKNEQDLFNAMGCMYCAVQFIGVQNASSVQPVVSVERTVFYREKAAGMYSPLAYALSQIIIELPYIFAQTVAYAVIVYSMMGHEWTAAKFFWYLYFMYFSLLYFTFYGMMAVAVTPNYHIATIISSAFYGVWNLFSGFVVPRTRIPVWWIWYYWICPVAWTLYGLVASQYGDIDDVLDNGETVKQFLKDYFGFKHDFLGVVAGVVAAFVVLFGLIFAISIKVFNFQKR, encoded by the exons ATGGACACAAGCAATCTTTATGAAGCCGGTCAGAGTTTACAAGCAAACGGTTCTTCAATTTGGACGGACAATGGAATGGAAGTTTTCTCAAGGACGTCTATGACTTCCAACCATGAAAATGATGAAGACGATCTCATGTGGGCCGCACTTGAAAGACTTCCCACATTCAATCGTTTAAAGAAAGGTTTACTCACTTCTTCACGCGGTGAGGCCAATGAGGTCGATGTACGTAAACTTGGATTCCAAGAAAGGCATAATTTGATTGAGAGGTTGGTGAGAGATGCTGAAACAGGGAACGAGAAGTTCTTAATGAGGCTCAGGGAGCGTCTCGATAG AGTTGGAGTGGAAGTTCCAACACTGGAAGTCAGATATGAGCATGTCAACATTGAGGCAGAAGCTCATGTAGGAAAAAGGGCGTTGCCTTCATTCTTTAACTTTTACATTAATTTTTTGGAG ggtTTCTTGACCAATCTCCACTTGCTTAAAAGtaggaagaaaaaattgtCTATCCTTGGTGATCTTAGTGGAATCATTAGGCCTAGCAG AATAACATTGCTTTTAGGTCCTCCAAGCTCTGGAAGGACCACACTGCTGTTGGCCCTCGCAGGGAAGCTTCCTCTCGATTTAAAG TTCTCTGGGAAGGTGACATACAATGGCCTTGACATGAATGAATCTGCACCCTGGAGAGCTGCTGCCTACATCAGTCAGCATGATATCCATAATCCTGAAACGACTGTAAGAGAAACCTTGGCCTTCTCTTCTAGATGCCAGGGGATTGGAGTCCGTAATG AATGGTTGGCAGAATTGtcaaggagagagaaagcacAAAATATTCATCCTGATCCTGATATTGATGTCTTCATGAAG GCAGCATCTATAGAAGGGCAGAAGTCAAGTGTTGTCACAGATTATGTTCTGAAG ATTTTGGGACTAGACATATGTGCAGACACCATGGTTGGGGATGCAATGCTAAGGGGTATTTCGGGTGGTCAAAGAAAGCGCGTCACAACAG GTGAGATGCTGGTTGGACCAGCAAAGGTTCTGTTCATGGATGAGATATCTACTGGTTTGGATAGCTCAACAACTTTTCAAATTGTGAACTCGCTAAGGCAATTCATTCGCATTCTCAATGGAACTGCTGTTATTGCTCTCCTCCAGCCACCACCAGAAACTTATGAACTTTTTGATGACATTATACTCCTCTCCGATGGTCAGATTGTGTATCAGGGGCCCCGTGAACATGTGCTAGAGTTTTTTGAGTCTTTAGGCTTCAAGTGTCCTGAAAGAAAAGGAGTGGCAGATTTCTTGCAAGAA GTGACCTCAGAGAAAGATCAGGAGCAATATTGGGCTAATAGAGATGAGACTTACAGATTTGTCACAGTCAAGGAATTTTCTGATGCATTCCAGTCATTCCATGTGGGAAAGAGGATTAATGAGGAGCTTGCTATTCCATATGACAAGAGCAAACAGAGTGCAGACATTTTGGCACCCCAAAAATATGGTGTTGGAAAGAAAGACCTCTTCAAAGCCTGCATGTCAAGAGAATACTTGCTAATGAAGAGGAACTCATTTGTCTACGTATTCAAGTTTGCCCAA CTTATAGTAATGGCAATAATCACAATGACACTCTTCCTGCGGACGAAGATGCACCGAGATTCAATAACTGATGGAGGCATTTTCTCTGGTGCCTTATTTTTCGGTTTGATAATGGTCATGTTTAACGGAATGGCAGAGCTCAGTTTGACCATTTCCAAACTTCCTGTTTTTTACAAGCAAAGGGACCTCATGTTCTTCCCTGCCTGGGCATATGCACTTCCTGGATGGTTCCTCAAGATCCCCATCTCATTTGTAGAAGTTGCAATTTGGGTTTTCGTCACCTATTATGTCATTGGTTTCGATCCAAATGTGAATAG GTTGTTTAGACAATACCTTATATTCGTACTAGTTCATCAAATGGCTTCTGGATTATTTCGACTTCTTGCAGCGCTTGGTAGGAATATGATTGTTGCTAGCACATTTGGGTCATTTGCACTACTGGTACTTTTTGTGAATGGTGGCTTTGTTCTGTCACGAG TGGATATAAAAAAATGGTGGAAATGGGCTTACTGGATATCGCCACTGATGTACGGGCAGAATGCAGTAGCAGTAAACGAGTTCCTCGGGCACAGCTGGAAGCAT GTTCTTCCAAATACAGCACAACCATTGGGAATTGTATTTTTGAAGTCTAGAGGATTCTTTCCACACGAATACTGGTATTGGATAGGAGTTGGGGCGCTCATAGGATTTATGCTACTATTCAACTTGGCTTATGTTTTTGCCCTCACTTACCTCGACT CTTATGACAAGGCTCAGGCTAGTCAATCAGAAGAGTCTCAAACAAATGAACAAGATGCAACAGCTGAAAATGCAG GGAACAAGGCTGGCACCGGGATCaattcaaataagaaaaaaggaatgaCTCTTCCCTTTCAACAGCAATCACTCACTTTTGATGACATTGTGTACTCTGTTGATATGCCTCAG GAAATGAAGAATCAAGGTGTCAGTGAGGATAAGTTGGTGCTCCTAAAGGGTGTGAGTGGTGCTTTCAGGCCTGGCGTCCTCACAGCTCTGATGGGTGTTAGTGGTGCTGGTAAAACCACTTTGATGGATGTTCTAGCTGGTAGGAAAACTGGTGGTTATATTCAGGGTGAGATCAAAATTTCTGGATACcccaaaaaacaagaaacattTGCTCGAATTTCAGGGTATTGTGAACAAAATGATATCCATTCTCCTTATGTTACTGTCTATGAGTCTTTGCTTTTTTCTGCTTGGCTCCGCCTACCGCCTGAAGTCAATTCTTCAACAAGAAAG ATGTTTGTGGAGGAAGTGATGGAGCTTGTGGAACTAAAGCCTTTGAGGCAAGCGCTAGTTGGATTGCCGGGTGTGAATGGTCTCTCAACTGAGCAACGGAAGAGGCTCACAATTGCTGTTGAACTAGTGGCAAACCCCTCCATAATATTCATGGATGAGCCAACTTCGGGGCTGGATGCCAGAGCTGCTGCAATTGTCATGAGAACAGTCAGGAACACTGTGGACACTGGAAGAACAGTTGTTTGCACAATTCATCAGCCAAGCATTGACATATTTGAAGCTTTTGATGAG ctattgttgatgaagcgTGGAGGGGAAGAGATCTATGTAGGGCCTTTAGGTTACCATTCTTGTGATTTGGTCAAGTATTTTGAG GATGTCCAAGGAGTCAGTAAAATTATAGACGGTTACAACCCTGCAACTTGGATGTTGGAAGTTAGCACTTCAGCACAAGAAAAGGCTATAGGGGTTGATTTTTCCAAAGTGTACAAAAATTCTGAACTGTATCG GAGAAACAAAGAACTTATTAGACAACTAAGCATACCTCCTCCTGATTCCAGAGACCTCCATTTCCCATCTAGATACTCTCAGTCATTCTTTTCTCAGTACATGGCATGCTTTTGGAAACAAAGATTGTCCTATTGGCGCAATCCACCGTATACTGCTGTAAGATTTTTGTTCACAACTATCATAGCCCTCATGTTTGGCACAATGTTCTGGGACCTTGGCTCCAAAAC GAAAAATGAGCAGGACCTGTTTAATGCAATGGGTTGTATGTATTGTGCTGTTCAATTCATTGGAGTCCAAAATGCTAGTAGTGTGCAGCCAGTAGTTTCAGTTGAACGAACTGTCTTCTACAGAGAAAAAGCGGCTGGAATGTATTCACCCTTAGCATATGCCTTGTCGCAG ATTATAATTGAGCTTCCATACATTTTTGCACAAACTGTGGCATACGCTGTCATAGTGTATTCAATGATGGGACATGAGTGGACCGCTGCTAAATTCTTTTGGTACCTATACTTCATGTACTTCTCATTGTTATATTTCACATTTTATGGGATGATGGCTGTAGCTGTGACACCAAATTACCACATAGCTACTATAATTTCCTCTGCATTTTATGGAGTGTGGAACCTGTTTTCGGGATTTGTTGTCCCACGAACT CGAATTCCTGTGTGGTGGATATGGTATTATTGGATATGTCCAGTTGCTTGGACCTTGTATGGACTGGTTGCGTCACAATATGGAGATATAGACGACGTGCTTGACAATGGTGAAACAGTTAAACAGTTTTTGAAAGATTATTTTGGCTTCAAACATGATTTTCTAGGAGTAGTGGCAGGTGTTGTTGCTGCATTTGTGGTTCTCTTTGGATTAATTTTTGCCATTTCCATTAAGgttttcaatttccaaaagCGGTAG